The segment CCCTGGCCATGATCGATAAAAACGGTATTCCCATTAAAAAAGTAATTGCCGGTTTCAATCACTGTTCCCTTGGCGGGTGCTTTAATCGGTGTGCCTTTCGGCGCAGCGATATCCAGACCACTGTGCGGCTTGCGCGCTTGTTTATTGAAGAATCGGCGCAGGCCAAACGGGCTGCTAATGCGGCCTTGCACAGGCAGTGTCAAACCTGTTTCTACATCGTCAGTGTCGCGCCAGAACTTTAACGCCTCGTTGATGAAGGAACGTTCTTTCTCAATGCGTTCAAGGTCTTGGGCGTTTGGATTGACCATTCGTTTGTTCTTAACGGTGAGGTGTTGCTCCTTGTATTTCTTGGCTGCAACCCGGAAGTTGGCCTGGGCCTTTAACCCCCCAGTCTCGATACGGAGCGTATGCTCTCCTGGCTCGGCGGTCAGAGGGATGCCGACGATGGCGTACCACTGGTTTTGCGATTTCAACACCATCACCGGTTTTTCTTCGTAATAGGCTCGTGGGCTGGAGGCCGCGTTGTTCGGCAAGGTGATGATGGCGATGCCACCGGGGACTGGGCTGGATTGGGGGAGACGGGCAAATACAGGTTGAAGCGTCAGGAGTAGGGACAGAGCCAATACAATTCTATTCAAGTTGCGTTTCCTCCACTTTTGCAATGAGAGTTCCGTGGCCCAGGCGCGCTTTTATCCGCGTTCCGGTCGGCGCGGTGTCAATATGTTGTACGAGTTGCTGGTTATCGTCGCGGGTAATGATGGCATAACCCCGTTGTAGCGTGGCCAATGGGCTGATGGTATCGAGACTATGCGCCAATTTACCGAGAGCCGTGTGCTGGTTATGCAAGATCTGTTTCATTGTGCGGCGCAGCTGTTCTGCTGAGGTCTCAAATCGCTGGCTATGGCGCATGAACTGCGCGCGTGGGTTGTGCTGCTGCAATTGCGCCTGCCTGGATAGTACGATCAAGCCCTTTTGTTTGAGACTACGTTGTAAGGCCTGGGCCAGGCGAAGCTCCAGTTCGTCGGTTTTTTGCGCCTTTTCTTCCAGCGTTTGTGATGGATGTTTCAATCGGGCGCTAAGCCACTTGAGTTCCTTCGTCAGCTGCCCAATTCGGTTATGGGTCAGCATTCGGTTTCTTCTATCCAACTGCTCGACAAGTTGACGTAATGCTTGTTGCTCTGGAACAGCAAGTTCTGCAGCGGCAGATGGCGTCGGTGCGCGCTGGTCGGCGACAAAGTCGGCAATCGTGAAATCGATCTCGTGCCCAACGCCACTGATAACAGGAATCGCCGACGAGTATACGGCGCGTGCGACGATCTCCTCGTTAAATGGCCACAAATCTTCCAAGGAACCGCCGCCACGTGTCAGTATTAAGACGTCACATTCTCCGCGACTATTTGCCTTGGCTAGCATGCTGGCAATTTTTTGCGCGGCACCTTCGCCCTGTACCGGGACCGGATAGATAACGACGGACACATGTGGGGCTCTACGTTGTAGTACGCTCAAGATATCGCGTATCGCTGCGCCAGTGGGCGAAGTGATGACACCTATTGTCTGTGGATGAGCGGGTAGTGCTTGTTTTGCAGAAAGCTCAAATAAACCTTCCGCCTGTAGACGTGCTTTGAGACGTTCGAATTCCCGCTGTAGCGCACCGGCGCCGGCTTCTTCCATATCTTCGACGATGAGTTGGTAGTCCCCACGCGGCTCATACAGACTTACCTGCGCACGAACCATCACTTCCATTCCGTTCTGGGGGCGCAAACTCAAGTGGCGATTGCGCGGTTTGAACATCGCTGCGCGCACCTGCGCCTTATCGTCCTTGAGCGTGAAATACCAATGCCCCGAACTTGGGATGGCAAGGTTGGAGATTTCACCCTGTATCCACATGAGTGGGAAGGCCTTGGCCAGCATGGATCTTACATCTCTGTTCAGATCTGAGACGGAATATATAGTGCGGTTCTGGGATGTGTCGCTTTGCATATCACTCACTGGAAATGAAAACGCCGCCCAGATGGCGGCGTTTTTAAATTAGATACCGTATTGGTTTAGAACAACCAAGGTCCGGCGTTTTGCTGGTCGGCAGCCTGCTTTTGGCCAAGTTCACCTTCAGATTTTGCCTTCTTCAGCAATTTTGTTGCTTGTGCGTAATCGCCATCTTCCTTTGCTTGCGCAGCTTTCTTCAGGAATTTGTCGCTATCACGCCATTCATGCCCCGACTTCTTTGCAGCCTTTACGGCGGCTGCAGCGTCTGCTTCCAGCGCATCGAATTCCGGTCCACCACCGGTGATAGCACATCCTGTAGCCAATAAAACAGCAAACAACAACGATAGTTTCTTCATAGTCCACTCCTGCTAGCGATTATTAATCTAATTGGAATTACTTATAAATTATCAAATTGTCTTTATTGTTTAATACGATAGTACTAAATTCCCATAGGCTACCGGTTTACCGCAGTCAGGTCAAACGGTATAATCCCGCGCTTATTTTTTAACCAGAGATCCTCCTCATGCTGCGTATCGAGCAAGAAGCCCTTACATTCGACGATGTTTTACTGATTCCGGCTCATTCGACAGTCCTGCCCAAGGAAGTCAATTTAAAGACCCGGTTAACTCGCGAAATCGAGCTGAATATCCCACTGGTCTCTGCAGCGATGGATACCGTCACTGAAGCGAGACTGGCAATAGCCATGGCACAGGAAGGTGGCATTGGCATCATCCACAAGAATATGACTGGGGAACAACAGGCCGCACAGGTGCGCATGGTAAAAAAATATGAGAGCGGGGTAATCAAAGAACCGATTACGGTAACTCCCGATACCAGTATCCAGGAAGTGATAGACATTACACGTGTTCATAATATTTCCGGCGTGCCGGTCGTTGATCAGGGCAATAATCTGGTCGGTATCGTCACCAGTCGTGATTTACGCTTTGAAACCAATATGGTCAATCCGGTGTCGAGCATCATGACGCCCAAAGACAGGCTGGTCACGGTCCAACAAGGGGCATCAACAGACGAAGTACTCGGGCTGCTACACAAACATCGAATTGAAAAGGTACTGGTGGTAAATCGCAGTTTTCAACTGAGTGGCATGATTACGGTCAAAGATATCCAGAAATCCTCCGACTTTCCCAATGCATGTAAAGATGATCAGGGTCGTTTACGTGTTGGCGCTGCGGTTGGAACCGGTGCTGGGACTGAGGAACGTATCGCCGCTCTTGTCGAGGCTGGTGTCGATGTCGTTGTAGTAGACACGGCGCATGGTCATTCTCAGGGCGTACTTGATCGCGTTGCCTGGACGAAGAAGAATTTCCCTCAATTGCAGGTGATAGGTGGCAATATTGCCACAGCGGCGGCGGCCAAGGCTTTGGCCGATGCAGGTGCTGACGCGGTAAAAGTCGGTATTGGTCCTGGCTCCATCTGTACGACGCGTATTGTGACTGGCGTTGGTGTACCACAAATTTCAGCGGTAGCGAATGTCGCAGCAGCTTTGCACGGTACGGGTATTCCACTCATTGCCGATGGCGGTGTGCGTTTTTCCGGTGACCTTGCCAAGGCCTTGGTTGCCGGCGCGTATTCAGTGATGGTAGGTAGCATGTTGGCCGGTACGGAAGAGGCACCAGGCGAAGTCGAACTCTATCAGGGGCGTTCATATAAATCTTATCGTGGCATGGGTTCTCTAGGAGCGATGGCGCAGGCTCAGGGCTCCAGCGATCGCTACTTTCAGGACAGTAACCAGGGCGTTGAAAAACTGGTTCCCGAAGGCATCGAAGGGCGCGTACCTTACAAAGGCAGCATGTCAGCCATTGTTCTTCAATTGATGGGCGGTATTCGAGCATCGATGGGTTATACTGGTTGCGCGACTATCGATGAGATGCGCACCAAACCGCAATTTGTTCGTGTCAGCAATGCCGGTATGCGTGAAAGCCATGTGCATGACGTCGCGATTACCAAGGAAGCGCCTAACTATCGCGTCGACTAAAATAATCTGGAGAATTCGGTCTTGAAAAAAGCAGGTAGTCTGGAGCGGGTTCTCGAGGATCTTCTGTTCAGAAGTCGCTGGATACTGGCGCCTTTTTATGGCGTGCTGGTCGTCACCATCGGTATGCTTCTGGTCAAGTTTTTCCAGGAATTCATCACGTTCATTCCGCAATTACTCGAAGCGGATTTTCGTACCGTTATTTTAAAGATTCTGGTGTTAGTCGATCTAACTCTGGTATCGAACCTATTATTGATTATCGTGTTTAGCGGTTACGAAATTTTTGTGTCGAAAATCGACACTGCCGGTCATGAAGACAGGCCGAAATGGATGGGCAAGGTCGATTTCTCGGAACTGAAGATTAAGCTATTCGGTTCTATCGTCGCCATTTCTGGAATCGAACTGCTTAAAGCATTTATGCTTATGGAAAAACAGGATAACTATGAGTATGTCGGGTGGTTAGTCGGTATTCATTTGACCTTTGTCGTTTCAGGCTTGTTGTTTACCTATATGGAAAAGGTTGCAGCGACAACGAAAAAGTTGGAATGTGAAGCCGAGTCTATACTCAATCATGATCACAACTCGGGTGAAAAGGAAAAGCATTAACAGAATATAGTGCAGTGGTGTGTCACGTGGAGTAGGCGACAAGGCCTATGAAACTCGCTGTGAATACATCCCTGTCGCCTACGGTTTCATAGGCCTTGTCGCCTACTCCACGTGACGGGCGAGATAGCAGTTTTTTTCTAAGAGTGAAGTTTATGCACGCTGATATTCATGCCCACAAAATTTTGATCCTGGACTTCGGTTCTCAATATACCCAGTTGATCGCACGTCGTGTCCGCGAAATCGGTGTGTATTGCGAAATCTATCCCTACGACGTAGATGACGCCGATGTCGCATCTTTCGGTGCAAAAGGGATTATCCTTTCCGGTGGCCCTGAATCAGTACACGGCGATTTTGCACCCAAGGCACCGCAAGCGGTATTCGATAGCGGCGTGCCGGTGCTCGGGATTTGTTATGGCATGCAGACCATGGCCGCACAACTCGGCGGAAAAGTTGAAGCCTCGGATGAACGTGAATTTGGCTACGCGCAGGTACGCGCGCGCGGTCACACCAAGCTATTAAAAGACATTGAAGACCACACCACCGAGGAAGGCTATGGCATGCTCGATGTGTGGATGAGTCATGGCGACAAGGTTACCCAGTTGCCCGACGGTTTCAAACTCATGGCCAGTACCGAGAGTGCACCGATTGCCGCTATGGCCGATGAGTCACGTGATTACTACGCAGTTCAGTTCCATCCCGAAGTTACACATACCCGTCAGGGCGGTCGCATACTGGAACGTTTCGTTGTCGGCATCTGCGCGTGTGAAACGTTATGGACGGCAGACAATATTATCGACGATAGCATCGAAAACGTGCGCAAGTCAGTCGGTGACGATGAAGTGATACTCGGTCTGTCGGGTGGTGTGGATTCATCTGTTGTTGCTGCGCTATTGCATCGTGCTATTGGCGATAAGCTGACCTGCGTATTCGTCGACAACGGTCTACTTCGGTATCAGGAAGGTGATCAAGTCATGAACACCTTCGCCAAGCACATGGGTGTCAAAGTCATCCGTGTCGACGCAGAAGATCGTTTTCTTTCCGCATTAAAAGGCGAGGAAGACCCGGAGAAAAAGCGCAAGATCATCGGTAATCTGTTCGTGGAAATCTTCGACGAAGAGGCAAACAAACTTTCGAATGCCAAGTGGCTAGCACAAGGCACGATATATCCCGATGTCATCGAATCTGCTGGATCCAAGACCGGCAAAGCACACGTCATCAAGTCACACCACAACGTGGGTGGACTGCCTGAGCACATGAATCTGAAACTGGTCGAGCCGTTGCGTGAATTGTTTAAAGACGAGGTGCGTAAACTCGGCGTTGAACTCGGTTTGCCATACGACATGGTTTACCGTCATCCCTTTCCTGGCCCAGGTTTAGGTGTGCGCATACTCGGTGAAGTTAAAAAGGAATATGCGGATCTATTACGTCTAGCTGACCACATCTTTATCGAAGAACTTCGTAAACACGACTTGTATGACAAGACCTCGCAAGCCTTTGCGGTGTTTCTGCCAGTAAAATCGGTTGGCGTCATGGGTGATGGTCGCTGTTACGATTATGTAATCGCCTTGCGTGCAGTCGAAACCATCGATTTCATGACGGCGATCTGGGCGCGTCTGCCATATGATTTTCTGGACCACTGTTCGCGTCGTATTATTAATGAGATCAAGGGTATCTCGCGCGTGGTGTATGATATTTCCGGTAAACCGCCGGCGACGATTGAGTGGGAATGATTTGTCGCGATGTCTGCTGACCTTGACCAGAAATGGATGCAATATGCCTTAGAGCTGGCGAGCCGGGCAGAGCAACAGGGTGAAGTGCCGGTAGGCGCCGTCATCGTCGCCAACGATCAGGTCCTGGGTGAGGGATGGAACCAATCGATCTCGCTCAATGATCCCACCGCGCATGCGGAAGTTATCGCCCTGCGCTCGGCAGCGCAACAGATACAGAATTATCGCTTACCGGCGGAGAGTACGCTGTATGTGAGCCTGGAGCCCTGCCCCATGTGTGCCGGTGCGATGGTCCACGCGCGTATCGGGCGTCTTGTGTATGGTGCTTCTGATCCGCGGACAGGCGCGGCAGGTTCGGTGTTTCAAATCGCCTCAAACGAAAAACTGAATCACCGTATGGAGGTTCAATCTGGCGTTTTGGAAGCCGAATGCGCGTCGTTATTGCGTGACTTTTTTCGGGTACGCAGGAATTCATCCTCTCCCTCTAATTGAACTCTTCGCCATGTGATCTCAAAAGATCATAGGGGTATGGTGTTTACGCCGTGGACAACGGGCGCAAATTCTTACATCATAGTCGCCCGAATTGCGTTCAGGATACCGCCTATGGAAACACTTAGTTTCGAAGAAGCCCGTGTCATCGGAGTGCTCATCGAAAAAGAAAAGACCACCCCCGACGTCTACCCCATGTCCCTGAATGGTTTAACCACCGCCTGCAATCAAAAAAGCAATCGCGAACCCGTCGTCAATTTTAGCGAAACACAGGTACAACAAATCCTCGATGGTTTGATTGCCAGACGACTTGTCCTCGAGGAGAGCGGACGGGGCAGTCGCGTCATAAAATACAAACATCGCTTTGCCAATTCCGAATTCGGCGAATTGCGTCTCTCCGATCAGGAGTTGGGTATATTAACCGTTATGTTTTTGCGAGGCCCACAGACCCCCGGTGAATTGCGCAGCCGTACCAATCGCCTGTGTACGTTTAGCGACGTCAGCCAGGTAGAACAAGTGCTCAACCAGTTAATACGTCGCGATGACGGCCCTTTCGTGATGCGCATGGAACGTGAACCCGGACGCAGAGAAAGTCGTTATGCGCATTTGTTTAGTGGAGACAAAATCGCGCCATCGAAAAATACCTACGCCAGTGTTGACCACGAAATGAATCTTGAAGAGCGCGTGTTTGCATTGGAACAACGACTGGCTGAGTTAGAGGATCGTCTGGCGGCGCTTGAGCAAGAATAAAAAGCCTGTACAATTAACGCTAATTTCTAACGGAGGTCAGGAAACCATGAGTAACGATATCGATATTCCTAAATGGGACATCGCCCTTGAAGGCCTGATCAAAGAAGAACAACAGCATTTAGGGCGTGGTTTGAAACTGGACGATTTCATCCGCCTCGCCAAAGACAATGCCATTCGTTTCGATGATATTATCGTGACCTTATTGACCTTGTGTATTGAAGGGTGTTGGCAATATCACGATGCCAGCGGCAAGCCTCATCAAATTACCCAAGATGAAATGAACAGTCTGTTTGTCGCGGGGCGCATCAAACAGGAAGATATGACCGACTACGTAGGCAGCTGGTCGGCAAAATAAACCAGGTATCCACTGCTGAAGTCATGTAGTGCGCGAGTAGGGCTCAACAAAATACAAAATGCTCAATTACTCGGCGTAAATTGTGATTTTTCATTTGTTGTTGCCCTGTTCTAACTCGCTAGCCAACTTAGTCCGAGGATACTTGTGTCCAGTATGTCTCGTTGATTGGGTCGCTGTATGAGTTGCCGGATTGAATTTGACATGAAACGCCAACTATTCGCCTTTATTCTTTTCATCGCCTCACCGTGTCTGGGGATGGCTGCTACGGTATATCCAGCAATCGATGTCCAAATGACGTTGGAAAAAGTGTCTGAACATGTTTATTACGTTCAAGGCAAAGCCGGTATCGCGACGGACAATAAGGGCTTTATCTCTAATGCGGCAGTTGTCATTTCCACCAACAGTGTGTTGGTGTTTGATGCCCTGGGTTCTCCTTCCCTGGCCGCAAAGCTCGTCGAACAGATTCGACAGCTAACAGCCAAACCCATAACCACTGTTTTTATCAGTCATTATCATGCAGACCATATTTATGGTTTGCAGGTGTTGAAGGAGCAGGGTGCAACCATCTACGCGCCAAAGGGCGCCGAACGATATTACAATTCCGAATTTTCGGATGCGCGTTTGAATGAGCGCCGCAAATCGCTTTCACCCTGGATAAACAAAGACACCCGTGTGGTAAAACCCGATCAGCTATTGGAAGGCGATCAGGAATTCAAACTCGATGACCTCACGATGGATGTGATTCAGTTTGGTTCAGCGCATTCGGATAGTGATCTGGCCTTGTACATTAAACAGGACGACGTGCTGCTCAGCGGCGATCTGATTTTTACTGGCCGGATTCCTTTCGTGGGTGGTAACGAGATCGAAAACTGGATTGCGAAAATTGATTACCTGGCCAAGATACCCGCAAAACAAATCGTTCCCGGACATGGTGGTGTTTTTACTTCCCTGGAACAAGGCGCAGATCTCACGCGCTCGTATCTGATTCTATTACGTGATTCCATGAACGCAGCGGTAGACGATTTGATGTCTTTTGAAGATGCTTATAGCGCGGTGGACTGGCGTCGCTTCCATAAACTCCCGGCGTTTGAACGTGCCAACCGAGGTAACGCCTATCGCGTGTTTCTTGCCAGTGAGGCAAAATCGCTTAGCAAGTAAGGCATCGTTACAGGCCAAGATTGCCTTTGATTTTTGCACGCTGCTTCATAAAAAACGCCGTTCGCTTGCGCGGGTTGTGGCGCGTAGGAGCCGGCAGTGTGGCGGCAAGTTCTACGGCCTGGATCTGTGACATCATTGAGGCCGGTACGCCAAAATAGAACCGAGAAGCCGCGTCGATACCATACAAACCAGTGCCGAATTCCGCTACGTTAAGATAGATCTCCAGTATGCGTTTTTTCTTCAGATTGTTTTCCATCGAAAACGTCAGTAACAACTCGTGCACCTTTCTAAAAGGGTTGCGTGAACCGGTGAGAAAAAGATTCTTCACCGTTTGTTGCGAAATCGTGCTCGCGCCATAGACGAACGCTTTGCGTTGCCAGTTATATTCCATGGCCTTGCGAAAGGCCTCTGTGTCGATTCCGCTATGCTCAAAAAACCGCGAATCTTCGGCAGCAAGTACTGCCTGGAGCATAGAGGTTGGAATATGGTCGAAACCTACTGGTCGCCAACGCAGCCGCGGTAAGTTTGGGTTTTGCGAGGACTCGCGCTCATACGCGTGTATGAATCGGGATTTTGGTATGTCTCCCGAAACATACCACTTCCACTCAGGCCAAATGCCGATCAGGTATCCGATGTCCAACAAAATAACGACCAGGAATATACGCACGCCCCAGCGTATCGCTTGCGCGATACGCGGAAACATGGCGACGAATTTCTGCCAATGTTGCCGTATTCGTTGCCAGGATTGCTTTGTAGGTCGTTTTTTAGCCATAGGACATTCTCCGTACCTGTTTCGACAAGCAAACCTGAGTCCTAAACCCGAATTTCCAGCACGATCGGTTGTAACGTAAACCAATGTAATAAATTCATTTTCTTCAACAAAAGGTAAAGAAAAGCTTTGAATCGGTCGAAAAAATCATAAGGGGAACGGCGTAAAGCCAGATATAGGGCGTAAAACAAGTGCTTACGTATACCAGACATAGAGGAATCACGCAGAATGGATAACTTTATCAAGTCAGTGGACGAAAGAACCAAGCTGGCTGGGGCGAATCGCCTGGAGGTATTGTTATTTAGCCTGGGTACGGATCGTAAGACCGGTGTTCAAGAGGTCTTCGGCATCAATGTATTCAAAGTCAGGGAAGTCATGCATACCCCTAAGATTACTCAGGCACCGGATATGCCTCCAGCGGTAATGGGTTTAGTCAGTCTGCGTGGCACCATGGTGCCGGTACTGGACGTGGCCAAGTTCTGCAATATGGACGCAGTGGAAGAGCCCAAAATCCTGATCGTCACCGAATACAACAAACAGACGCAGGGATTGCTCGTTAGCTCAGTCGAACACATTTTGCGCATGGAATGGAATGACATCAAGGTTCCTCCTTCGATGCTGGCTAGCAGAATGGGTGGATTAATAACGGCGGTTACCGAACTGGAAGACAAGCGTATCGTGATGATACTTGACGTAGAGCGTATCCTTGCGGAGACAGCCGCTGCCGGTAATGATATCGACGAGTTCCAGGAACTGGATGAACTGGAAAAAGAAGTCCATGTGCTTTATGCCGACGACTCATCTATGGCGCGTAAGCAAATCGAAAAGACGCTGGATCAGCTGGGCGTGAAATATGTTGCAGCGCGCAACGGTATGGAAGCCTGGGAAAAACTCGAAGAAATAGCCGAAAGAGCGCAGTCCACACACATGCCGACATATAAGTTACTGCAGGCGATTATCACCGACGTGGAAATGCCCGAGATGGATGGCTATGTCTTAACGCGAAAAATCAAAAATGACGTGCGCTTCAATGGCATTCCCGTCATCATGCACTCCTCTTTATCCGCCGATGCCAATGTGCATATGGGTAAGAGCGTCGGTGCCGATATCTATGTTGCCAAGTTTAGCCCGAAAGAATTGACAGCGGCATTAAAGCCCTTGATTCCGGATTGAACACAATTACATTTCCAGCTATTTCTTCTTGAATTAATCTCCTCCTCTTACCAAAATAGAGCTTCCATTAAATAAGGGAGTTTCTCCATGTCGCATTATGTTGTTATTTCTGCATTGGGCGAAGATCGCAGCGGGATAGTCAAAGGTCTCTCCAAACGCATCCTCGATTGCGGCGGAAATATCGCTGAAAGCAGAATGGCAGTTCTCGGTGGAGAGTTCACAATTGTCATGCTGGTGCAAGGCGTTGAGAGCGCCGCAGACGCAATCGAACAACACAGCCAGAAATGGGGCGACGAACTCGGTCTTGTCATACACACCAAACGCACCAGACCGCGTACAGTTGACGCTGCATCACTGAATTACCAGGTGGAAGTGGTATCGATGGATCATCCTGGCATCGTGCACGACATAACGGATTTTCTTTCTTCGCGGGATATCAATATACAAGAGCTGGAAACCCACTCCTATGCGGCTGCCCATACGGGCACGCCGATGTTCGCCGTGAATATACAAATCAGCGTGCCCGCTGTGCTTAGCGTGGGAAAATTTAAACGCGAATTTCTCGACTTTTGCGACAGCCTAAACCTCGACGGTCAAATCGAGGCGCAACGCTGATTTTCATAGGCGGAAGGCGCGTGGGTAAATAGGAAAAACTATGGTAGTATCGGCGCCTTTCACGACACACGGAAACCCGGGACCATGAACCACGCCATCCTGTTAGGGGTCAATATCGACCATGTCGCTACCTTGCGTCAGGCAAGGGGGACACGATATCCGGACCCGATTCAGGCTGCTATAGAAGCAGAGCAGGCGGGCGCGGATGCGATCACTTTGCATCTACGCGAAGATCGCCGTCATATTCAGGAGCGGGACGTCGTGATGCTCAAAGACATCCTGCAAACGCGGATGAATCTGGAAATGGCAGTTACCGATGACATGA is part of the Gammaproteobacteria bacterium genome and harbors:
- a CDS encoding peptidoglycan DD-metalloendopeptidase family protein, encoding MNRIVLALSLLLTLQPVFARLPQSSPVPGGIAIITLPNNAASSPRAYYEEKPVMVLKSQNQWYAIVGIPLTAEPGEHTLRIETGGLKAQANFRVAAKKYKEQHLTVKNKRMVNPNAQDLERIEKERSFINEALKFWRDTDDVETGLTLPVQGRISSPFGLRRFFNKQARKPHSGLDIAAPKGTPIKAPAKGTVIETGNYFFNGNTVFIDHGQGLVTMYCHMDNIKVTKGQQLKTGEIIGSVGMTGRVTGPHLHWGVSLNDARVDPNLLLVK
- the xseA gene encoding exodeoxyribonuclease VII large subunit — protein: MQSDTSQNRTIYSVSDLNRDVRSMLAKAFPLMWIQGEISNLAIPSSGHWYFTLKDDKAQVRAAMFKPRNRHLSLRPQNGMEVMVRAQVSLYEPRGDYQLIVEDMEEAGAGALQREFERLKARLQAEGLFELSAKQALPAHPQTIGVITSPTGAAIRDILSVLQRRAPHVSVVIYPVPVQGEGAAQKIASMLAKANSRGECDVLILTRGGGSLEDLWPFNEEIVARAVYSSAIPVISGVGHEIDFTIADFVADQRAPTPSAAAELAVPEQQALRQLVEQLDRRNRMLTHNRIGQLTKELKWLSARLKHPSQTLEEKAQKTDELELRLAQALQRSLKQKGLIVLSRQAQLQQHNPRAQFMRHSQRFETSAEQLRRTMKQILHNQHTALGKLAHSLDTISPLATLQRGYAIITRDDNQQLVQHIDTAPTGTRIKARLGHGTLIAKVEETQLE
- a CDS encoding SoxXA-binding protein — translated: MKKLSLLFAVLLATGCAITGGGPEFDALEADAAAAVKAAKKSGHEWRDSDKFLKKAAQAKEDGDYAQATKLLKKAKSEGELGQKQAADQQNAGPWLF
- the guaB gene encoding IMP dehydrogenase, coding for MLRIEQEALTFDDVLLIPAHSTVLPKEVNLKTRLTREIELNIPLVSAAMDTVTEARLAIAMAQEGGIGIIHKNMTGEQQAAQVRMVKKYESGVIKEPITVTPDTSIQEVIDITRVHNISGVPVVDQGNNLVGIVTSRDLRFETNMVNPVSSIMTPKDRLVTVQQGASTDEVLGLLHKHRIEKVLVVNRSFQLSGMITVKDIQKSSDFPNACKDDQGRLRVGAAVGTGAGTEERIAALVEAGVDVVVVDTAHGHSQGVLDRVAWTKKNFPQLQVIGGNIATAAAAKALADAGADAVKVGIGPGSICTTRIVTGVGVPQISAVANVAAALHGTGIPLIADGGVRFSGDLAKALVAGAYSVMVGSMLAGTEEAPGEVELYQGRSYKSYRGMGSLGAMAQAQGSSDRYFQDSNQGVEKLVPEGIEGRVPYKGSMSAIVLQLMGGIRASMGYTGCATIDEMRTKPQFVRVSNAGMRESHVHDVAITKEAPNYRVD
- a CDS encoding TIGR00645 family protein, giving the protein MKKAGSLERVLEDLLFRSRWILAPFYGVLVVTIGMLLVKFFQEFITFIPQLLEADFRTVILKILVLVDLTLVSNLLLIIVFSGYEIFVSKIDTAGHEDRPKWMGKVDFSELKIKLFGSIVAISGIELLKAFMLMEKQDNYEYVGWLVGIHLTFVVSGLLFTYMEKVAATTKKLECEAESILNHDHNSGEKEKH
- the guaA gene encoding glutamine-hydrolyzing GMP synthase — its product is MHADIHAHKILILDFGSQYTQLIARRVREIGVYCEIYPYDVDDADVASFGAKGIILSGGPESVHGDFAPKAPQAVFDSGVPVLGICYGMQTMAAQLGGKVEASDEREFGYAQVRARGHTKLLKDIEDHTTEEGYGMLDVWMSHGDKVTQLPDGFKLMASTESAPIAAMADESRDYYAVQFHPEVTHTRQGGRILERFVVGICACETLWTADNIIDDSIENVRKSVGDDEVILGLSGGVDSSVVAALLHRAIGDKLTCVFVDNGLLRYQEGDQVMNTFAKHMGVKVIRVDAEDRFLSALKGEEDPEKKRKIIGNLFVEIFDEEANKLSNAKWLAQGTIYPDVIESAGSKTGKAHVIKSHHNVGGLPEHMNLKLVEPLRELFKDEVRKLGVELGLPYDMVYRHPFPGPGLGVRILGEVKKEYADLLRLADHIFIEELRKHDLYDKTSQAFAVFLPVKSVGVMGDGRCYDYVIALRAVETIDFMTAIWARLPYDFLDHCSRRIINEIKGISRVVYDISGKPPATIEWE
- the tadA gene encoding tRNA adenosine(34) deaminase TadA, producing the protein MSADLDQKWMQYALELASRAEQQGEVPVGAVIVANDQVLGEGWNQSISLNDPTAHAEVIALRSAAQQIQNYRLPAESTLYVSLEPCPMCAGAMVHARIGRLVYGASDPRTGAAGSVFQIASNEKLNHRMEVQSGVLEAECASLLRDFFRVRRNSSSPSN
- a CDS encoding DUF480 domain-containing protein; translated protein: METLSFEEARVIGVLIEKEKTTPDVYPMSLNGLTTACNQKSNREPVVNFSETQVQQILDGLIARRLVLEESGRGSRVIKYKHRFANSEFGELRLSDQELGILTVMFLRGPQTPGELRSRTNRLCTFSDVSQVEQVLNQLIRRDDGPFVMRMEREPGRRESRYAHLFSGDKIAPSKNTYASVDHEMNLEERVFALEQRLAELEDRLAALEQE
- a CDS encoding MBL fold metallo-hydrolase, translated to MKRQLFAFILFIASPCLGMAATVYPAIDVQMTLEKVSEHVYYVQGKAGIATDNKGFISNAAVVISTNSVLVFDALGSPSLAAKLVEQIRQLTAKPITTVFISHYHADHIYGLQVLKEQGATIYAPKGAERYYNSEFSDARLNERRKSLSPWINKDTRVVKPDQLLEGDQEFKLDDLTMDVIQFGSAHSDSDLALYIKQDDVLLSGDLIFTGRIPFVGGNEIENWIAKIDYLAKIPAKQIVPGHGGVFTSLEQGADLTRSYLILLRDSMNAAVDDLMSFEDAYSAVDWRRFHKLPAFERANRGNAYRVFLASEAKSLSK
- the mtgA gene encoding monofunctional biosynthetic peptidoglycan transglycosylase; the encoded protein is MAKKRPTKQSWQRIRQHWQKFVAMFPRIAQAIRWGVRIFLVVILLDIGYLIGIWPEWKWYVSGDIPKSRFIHAYERESSQNPNLPRLRWRPVGFDHIPTSMLQAVLAAEDSRFFEHSGIDTEAFRKAMEYNWQRKAFVYGASTISQQTVKNLFLTGSRNPFRKVHELLLTFSMENNLKKKRILEIYLNVAEFGTGLYGIDAASRFYFGVPASMMSQIQAVELAATLPAPTRHNPRKRTAFFMKQRAKIKGNLGL
- a CDS encoding chemotaxis protein; this translates as MDNFIKSVDERTKLAGANRLEVLLFSLGTDRKTGVQEVFGINVFKVREVMHTPKITQAPDMPPAVMGLVSLRGTMVPVLDVAKFCNMDAVEEPKILIVTEYNKQTQGLLVSSVEHILRMEWNDIKVPPSMLASRMGGLITAVTELEDKRIVMILDVERILAETAAAGNDIDEFQELDELEKEVHVLYADDSSMARKQIEKTLDQLGVKYVAARNGMEAWEKLEEIAERAQSTHMPTYKLLQAIITDVEMPEMDGYVLTRKIKNDVRFNGIPVIMHSSLSADANVHMGKSVGADIYVAKFSPKELTAALKPLIPD